The genomic region CGTAGCTGACCGAGGTGGGGAACTCCGGCAGGTAGCCCGACTTGCTGTAGTTCTCCCACAACTTGAGGGCCGACACCACCTCCGGCGAGTTCCAGGACTTCTCGCCCTTGAGCAGCGCGTCCATACCGTCGGAACCGATCGCGCTGGACAGCGCCATGCTGAGCAGGTGGCCGCCCTGCCAGCCCTCCTTGTCGCTGGCCGCGATCGGGACGATCTTCTTGGCCTTCAGGGCCTCGGCTGCCGCGGTGAGCTCGGCCAGGGTGCGGGGCGGCTGGATCCCGTTCTTGGCGAACAGGTCCTTGTTGTAGAACAGGCCGATGGTCTCCATCTCACCGGGGATGCCGTACGTCTTGCCGTCGACGGTGACGCGGTCCTTGGCGAACGGGTAGACCTTCCAGCCGCGCTCCTGGTAGGCGCTGGTCAGGTCGGACAGCAGACCCGCCTTGGCCAGCGCCCCACCGAAGCCCGGTCCCGAGCCCCAGTTGAAGACGTCCGGCGCGTCGCCGGAGCGCAGCTGGGTCTGCAGAACGGTCCGCATGTTGTCGTAGGGCATCGCCTCGAGCTTCACGTCGACACCCGAGGACTTCTCGAAGTCGGCGAGCCGTGTCTCGAGCTTCTTCAGCGCGTCGGCGTCCTCGGGCTGCTCGACCAGGAACCGCAACGGCTTGTTCTGCGGACCGGAATCGGAGGCGGTGGTTCCGCCGGTGCCGGTGCAGCCGGCCACCACAAGCGCCGACGTGGCGACAGCCAGCGCGGCCTGCAGTGCTGAACGGAGTTTCATGGCGGTTCCTCGTCTCGATGTGCGTCCGCGCCCGGACCGCAAGCCGGTGCTGCCCTGCCACCACGGGGCCCGAAAGGCCGATCAGAATGCTGATCTAGTTTCGCGATGAAAAGAAAACGTGTCAAGAGGGGTCGAGCAGTTCGGCCCCGCTGGTCTGCACGCCGCCGGCGAAGTCGCGCTGGATCGCGATCGTGGCGGCACCGCGGGCCCACTCCAGGAACCCCATCGAGCGGATCACCACCTCCGTGCTGGGGCCGCGTACCCCGGCGTACCGGTGCAGGCCCTCGTCCAGTGCCGTCCGGGCGACCTCGGCGAGATGCACGCCTTCGCCCGACAGGATGATCCGCTGGACGCCGGTCAGCGCGCTGACAGCGGCGGCGGCCTGGCCGAGGGCGCGAGCGGCCTCGTCGACGACCCGGCCGGCGACCGGGTCCCCGGCCACGGCCAGGTCGAGGGCCTCGTCGTACCCGACCTGTCGGCCGAGCCCGGCCGAGACGGCCGAGGTGATCGCCCCGGAGGTCAGGTAACCGGTCATGCAGCCGCGATGGCCGAGCGGGCACAGCGGTCCGTAGGGGTCGATCGGGAAGTGGCTGACCGGTGTCACCTCGGTCCGGATCATCGCGTTGTTGAGCACCAGTCCGTAGCCGATACCCGCCCCTACCGTCAGCAGGGCGAAATCGGCGTGCCCCCGGCCCACCCCGAACCAGTGCTGCGCCTGGGTGAGGCCCACGACGTCGTTGTCCAGGTGGACCGGCAGTCCGAGGCGTTCGGCCAGCAGGGCACGCAGCGGTACTTCGCGCCAGTGCATGAACGGCGAGTCGGCCACGATCTCGCCGGCGTCGACCAGACCGCCGACGGTGACCCCGACCGCGTCGATCGGGCGTCCGCCGCGGGACTGGAACCCGGCCACGATCTCGCCTACCGCCTCGACCACGTCCGGCACCTCCAGGGACCGGATCGGCTGCACGAAGGTGTCCAGGATGCGCGCGCGCAGGTCGGTGACAACCGCGTAGATCGACTCGGTCGTGAGCTTGACCCCGATGAACCGGTGCTGCTGGGCCACCACGTCGAGCGGCATCGAGGCGCGGCCCCGGCCCGGCGTGCGGATCGGCTCGGTCTCGGCCAGCACGCCCGCCTCGAGCAGCGGCTTCACCAGGCGGGTCAGGGTGGCCGCCGACAGCCCCATGCTCTTGGCGAGCTGCAGGCGTGAGCGCGGGCCGTGAACCAGGATGTCGACCGCAACCGCCCTGGACAGCTCCGACAGCGGCGCGGCGCCGGACAGTTCGACGTCTTCCATGTCCCGCCTCACGTCTGCACGGCCGGCCGCCGCAGCGGACGCCACTCACCCGACCTCCGAATCCTGTGGCATGCTGAACCCTACACGTTTCATGATGAAATTATTAATGACAGGATGGCAACGGATGACTGATTCGACCGGCGCCGCGCCCGTGCGCCCGGTGGTGCTCGCGGCCGGGCGGGTCTCGGTGGTGGTCGACGTTTCCGCCGCCGTTCCCCGCGTCCTGCACTGGGGGCGTCGAGTGACCACCGCACCGGCTGACGAAGCGTTCCTGGGGACGCTCGCGGAGCTGCAATCGGGTGCCGACGGTTTGCACGGTGCCGGCGCGCCGTCGATCCTGCCGGAGCAGTCCGGCGGCTGGATGGGACTGCCGGGTCTCGAAGGCCACCGCAACGGAACGACCTTCTCGAGCCGGTTCGGTCCGGCCGGTTGGGAGCTGACCGGCGCGCCCGGCGAGCAGCAGACGCTCGTCGCGCACGCGGTCGACCACGACGCGCGGTTGACTCTGACCACGACGATCGAGCTGCTGCCGTCGGGTCTCGTCCGCCTGCGCGCCGAGCTCGCGAACGCCGACGAGGACCGCCCGTACACCGTGGATGCCGTCCGGCTGGCCCTTCCGGTGCCGGCGGAGGCCGAGGAATTGCTCGACTTCACCGGGCGCCACCTCCGTGAGCGCGTTCCCCAGCGCCACCCGTTCACCGCCGGCACCCATGTTCGCGAAGGACGTCGCGGGCGGACCGGTTCGGACTCGAGCCTGGTCGTTGCCGCCGGCACCGCCTCGTTCGGCTTCAACCGCGGCGAGGTCTGGGCGGTGCACACCGCGTGGAGCGGCAACCACACCACCTTCGCGGAGCTGGGGCTGGCCGGCGTTCGCACGCTCGGTGGCGGGGAACTCCTGCTCCCGGGCGAGATCGTGCTCGCGCCTGGTGAGAAGTACACGACGCCCTGGGTGTACGGGGCGTACGGAGCCGGGCTGGACGAGGTCGCGGCCGCCTTCCACCAGACGCTGCGCAGCCGCCGCACCCATCCCTCGTCGCCGCGGCCGGTGGTGCTGAACACCTGGGAGGCCGTGTACTTCGACCACGACCTCGAGTCCCTGGTCGACTTGGCGCAGTACGGCGCGAAGGTGGGCGCCGAGCGGTTCGTCCTCGACGACGGATGGTTCCGCCACCGCCGTCACGACCGCGCGGGCCTGGGCGACTGGCAGGTGGACCCCGAGGTCTGGCCCGACGGCCTCGCCCCGCTGATCGACGCGGTCCGCGGGCTCGGGATGGACTTCGGGCTCTGGTTCGAACCGGAGATGGTGAACGAGGACTCCGACCTGGCCCGGTCCCACCCCGACTGGATCCTGGCGCCCGGTGACCGGCTCCCGCTGCGCGGCCGGTACCAGCAAGTGCTGAACCTCACCGTGCCGGCGGCGTACGAGTACATCCTCGAGTCGATCAGCTCGCTGGTGTCCGAGCACCACATCGACTACCTGAAGTGGGACCACAACCGCGATCTGGCCGAAGCCGGCGACCGCGCCACCGGAGCACCGCGGGTGCACGCGCAGACGGCGGCGGTCTACCGGATGCTGGACGAGCTGCGCCGACGGCATCCCTGGCTGGAGATCGAGTCGTGCTCGTCGGGCGGCGGCCGGGTCGACCTCGGGATCCTGCAGCACACGGACCGCGTCTGGGCCAGCGACTGCATCGACGCGCTGGAGCGTCAGCAGATCCAGCGGTGGACCGGCCTGGTGCTGCCGCCGGAGCTGGTCGGGGCCCATGTCGGCGCCCCGACCGCACACACCACGCACCGCACCCACTCGCTGGCCTTCCGCGCGGCGACCGCCCTGTTCGGCCACTTCGGCATCGAGTGGGACCTCCGGACCGCGACCGCGGCGGAGCTGGACGAGCTGGCCGCCTGGGTGAACCTCTACAAGTCCGAGCGTGGCCTGATCCACTCCGGCACCGCGGTGCACAGCGACTATCCCGACGACGCCTACTGGGCGCACGGCTACGTCAGCCAGGCCCAGGACCGCGCGCTTTTCGCGTTCGTCGCCCTGTCGACCACCAACCAGGTTCGCCCCGGCCGGATCCGGATTCCCGGGCTGAAGCCCGAGACGTCGTACCGCGTCGAGCCGATCGAGCTGTCGGCTGCCGCGCTGGTCCCGACCGCCGCCGGCGCGCCGTCCTGGTGGACCGAGCCGGTCACGGTGACCGGGCACCTGCTGGCCGAGATCGGTCTGCAGGCACCCATGCTGTACCCCGAGCAGGCGCTGCTCTTCCGGCTCGTTGCCGTTGACAACAACCCGACCACCGAGAACAGGATCTAGACCGTGGGACGTCTCGTTCGCTTCACCTCACCCCGCACGGCCGAAGTCGTCGACTTCCCCGACCAGCCGGCCGGCGCCGGGGAAGTGCGCCTGCAGACCCTGTACTCCGGGATCTCGGCCGGCACCGAGCTCACGGCGTACCGGGGCAGCAACCCGTACCTCAACAGCGAGTGGGACGCCGAACGCCGGTTGTTCGTCCCCGGCGACTCCACTCACTCCTACCCCCTGGACGGCTGGGGGTACGAGGAGGTCGGCCGGGTCGAGTCCGTCGGAGACGACGTGGACCCTGACCTGGTCGGCCGCCTGGTCTGGGGCACCTGGGGACACCGCTCGTCCGTCGTACGGCCCGTGGGCTGGGTCCAGGAGCGTCTGCTGCCGGAGGGCTCCACGCCGATCGCCGGCATCTTCGCCAAGATCGGCGCCATCGCGCTGAATGCGATCCTGGACGCCGACATCCACGTCGGCGAGACGGTCGCGGTGTTCGGTGCCGGCGTGCCGGGGCAAATCGTCGCGCAACTGGCCCGGCTGAACGGTGCCGAGGTGATCGTGGTGGACCCGGTGGCGGCGCGCCGTGAACTCGCCGAACGGCTCGGCGCCTCGCTGACGCTCGACCCGACGACCGACGAGGTGGCGGAGCGGGTCCGCGCGCTGACCGGCAACCGTGGCGCCGACGTCGTGATCGAGATGAGTGGCAGTTACCAGGCGCTGCAGGAGGCGGTCCGGACGGTCGCCTACAGCTCGCGGGTCGTGGCCGGCGGCTTCTTCCAGGGCGGTGCCACCGCGGTCCGGTTGGGGGAGGAGTACCACCACAACCGGGTCGCGATCATCTGCTCGCAGATCTCCGGCGTCGCTCCCGTGCTGCAGCACCGCTGGGACGAACTGCGGATGTCGAGAACCGTGCTCACGCTGGAACGCGACGGCCGGCTGCCGCTGCGGGACCTGATCACCGACATCGTCGCCGCCGAAGACGCCCCGGCGGCCTTCGAGATGCTGGACAGCGCGCCGGAGAAGGCGCTGCAGGTCGTGCTCGACTACGGGCTCGACCGGTGAGCGTCGCGGTGGAGCCGTCGCCACGGTCGGACGGCAGCGTGCGCTGGGGCGTTCTGGCCACCGGCGGGATCGCCCGAGCCTTCACCCGCGACCTGCTGGCCCACGACCACCGGGTCACGGCCGTGGGCTCACGGTCGCTCGCGTCGGCCGAGTCGTTCGCGGCCGAGTTCGGGATCCCGCGCGCGCACGGCAGCTACGAGGACCTGGTCGCGGATCCGGAGGTCGACGTCGTCTACATCGCCACGCCGCACAACTTCCACGCCGCGAACGCCGAGCTCGCCCTCGAGCACGGCAAGCACGTCCTGGTGGAGAAGGCGTTCACGCTCACCGGTGAGCAGGCGCAGCGCGTCACCGAGCTCGGCCGCGCGCGGGGACTTGTCGTCCTGGAGGCGATGTGGACCCGCTTCCTCCCGCACATGGCCCACGTCCACCGCCTGATCGACTCCGGCCGGCTGGGACAGGTGCGCTCGGTGCACGCCGACCACACCCAGCGCCTCCCGCAGGAGGACGAGCACCGGATCAACAACCTGCGGCTCGGCGGCGGGGCTCTGCTCGACCTCGGCATCTATCCGGTCTCGTTCGCCTGGGACATCCTGGGCCGGCCGGTCGATGTCCGGGCTCGCGCCGCGTTCCGGAGCTCCGGCGTGGACGCCTCGGTGGCAACCGTCTTCGAGCACGACGGCGGCGCCCTTTCCACCACGTACTGCTCCAGCGAGACCCGCGGGCGGAACACCGCGACCATTCTCGGGACCGAGGGGCGGATCGAGATCGCGGACACCTGGTACGCCCCGGCGCCGGTCACCCTGCTGGACAACGACGGCAAGGTGCTCGACCGGTACGACGAGCCGGTGAGCGGTCGCGGCATGCAGTTCCAGGC from Kribbella flavida DSM 17836 harbors:
- a CDS encoding Gfo/Idh/MocA family protein, translating into MSVAVEPSPRSDGSVRWGVLATGGIARAFTRDLLAHDHRVTAVGSRSLASAESFAAEFGIPRAHGSYEDLVADPEVDVVYIATPHNFHAANAELALEHGKHVLVEKAFTLTGEQAQRVTELGRARGLVVLEAMWTRFLPHMAHVHRLIDSGRLGQVRSVHADHTQRLPQEDEHRINNLRLGGGALLDLGIYPVSFAWDILGRPVDVRARAAFRSSGVDASVATVFEHDGGALSTTYCSSETRGRNTATILGTEGRIEIADTWYAPAPVTLLDNDGKVLDRYDEPVSGRGMQFQAAELERLVTAGDTAGSPLLRPEESVGIMRTMDEIRSQIGLRYPDE
- a CDS encoding ABC transporter substrate-binding protein codes for the protein MKLRSALQAALAVATSALVVAGCTGTGGTTASDSGPQNKPLRFLVEQPEDADALKKLETRLADFEKSSGVDVKLEAMPYDNMRTVLQTQLRSGDAPDVFNWGSGPGFGGALAKAGLLSDLTSAYQERGWKVYPFAKDRVTVDGKTYGIPGEMETIGLFYNKDLFAKNGIQPPRTLAELTAAAEALKAKKIVPIAASDKEGWQGGHLLSMALSSAIGSDGMDALLKGEKSWNSPEVVSALKLWENYSKSGYLPEFPTSVSYDNATALFYSGKAAMLPNGSWLIREMDANAKFAVGYIPFPAQSGPGIFTAGLGSGPYISVGTQNKDAALKLVDFLASPEHARWLVQNLGVIPPQPVDVNGLKLSPLLTQTLQDTAKLATGQGDLGYNIDVLTTDVFNKAMWDGVQGLLSGQQSAEQVAKNLDAAFTK
- a CDS encoding zinc-binding dehydrogenase; the encoded protein is MGRLVRFTSPRTAEVVDFPDQPAGAGEVRLQTLYSGISAGTELTAYRGSNPYLNSEWDAERRLFVPGDSTHSYPLDGWGYEEVGRVESVGDDVDPDLVGRLVWGTWGHRSSVVRPVGWVQERLLPEGSTPIAGIFAKIGAIALNAILDADIHVGETVAVFGAGVPGQIVAQLARLNGAEVIVVDPVAARRELAERLGASLTLDPTTDEVAERVRALTGNRGADVVIEMSGSYQALQEAVRTVAYSSRVVAGGFFQGGATAVRLGEEYHHNRVAIICSQISGVAPVLQHRWDELRMSRTVLTLERDGRLPLRDLITDIVAAEDAPAAFEMLDSAPEKALQVVLDYGLDR
- a CDS encoding alpha-galactosidase, whose amino-acid sequence is MTDSTGAAPVRPVVLAAGRVSVVVDVSAAVPRVLHWGRRVTTAPADEAFLGTLAELQSGADGLHGAGAPSILPEQSGGWMGLPGLEGHRNGTTFSSRFGPAGWELTGAPGEQQTLVAHAVDHDARLTLTTTIELLPSGLVRLRAELANADEDRPYTVDAVRLALPVPAEAEELLDFTGRHLRERVPQRHPFTAGTHVREGRRGRTGSDSSLVVAAGTASFGFNRGEVWAVHTAWSGNHTTFAELGLAGVRTLGGGELLLPGEIVLAPGEKYTTPWVYGAYGAGLDEVAAAFHQTLRSRRTHPSSPRPVVLNTWEAVYFDHDLESLVDLAQYGAKVGAERFVLDDGWFRHRRHDRAGLGDWQVDPEVWPDGLAPLIDAVRGLGMDFGLWFEPEMVNEDSDLARSHPDWILAPGDRLPLRGRYQQVLNLTVPAAYEYILESISSLVSEHHIDYLKWDHNRDLAEAGDRATGAPRVHAQTAAVYRMLDELRRRHPWLEIESCSSGGGRVDLGILQHTDRVWASDCIDALERQQIQRWTGLVLPPELVGAHVGAPTAHTTHRTHSLAFRAATALFGHFGIEWDLRTATAAELDELAAWVNLYKSERGLIHSGTAVHSDYPDDAYWAHGYVSQAQDRALFAFVALSTTNQVRPGRIRIPGLKPETSYRVEPIELSAAALVPTAAGAPSWWTEPVTVTGHLLAEIGLQAPMLYPEQALLFRLVAVDNNPTTENRI
- a CDS encoding ROK family transcriptional regulator: MEDVELSGAAPLSELSRAVAVDILVHGPRSRLQLAKSMGLSAATLTRLVKPLLEAGVLAETEPIRTPGRGRASMPLDVVAQQHRFIGVKLTTESIYAVVTDLRARILDTFVQPIRSLEVPDVVEAVGEIVAGFQSRGGRPIDAVGVTVGGLVDAGEIVADSPFMHWREVPLRALLAERLGLPVHLDNDVVGLTQAQHWFGVGRGHADFALLTVGAGIGYGLVLNNAMIRTEVTPVSHFPIDPYGPLCPLGHRGCMTGYLTSGAITSAVSAGLGRQVGYDEALDLAVAGDPVAGRVVDEAARALGQAAAAVSALTGVQRIILSGEGVHLAEVARTALDEGLHRYAGVRGPSTEVVIRSMGFLEWARGAATIAIQRDFAGGVQTSGAELLDPS